CTTTTACGTTGagatatttgaattggattttATTTCACCACTACTATCGTAACGCACAGAAAACACTGACGTTTCCGCTCGCTTTCAACCACTGCCACTTTACCTGAGCACTGTGACGCAGTCGGTCAAGTATTGAGTTTCTGCTAGTATATCAAGGACTTATGAGAATtgaaaagaaaaaaacgaaaaaaggaATTCTCATAGTTCATTGAATTAAGGGAGGGCCATTCGTGGGGGGTTCGTGGAAGAGTTGGGTTCGATTCCCTTTATACGCAATGTGGCGAAAAAGACTGATTCAACGAAATATGCCATGCCAGCATTAAGATTTAAAACGTGTCATCTACTTCCAGGAAATGTTCGGAACAGAGAACTTTCTCTAATCCAACGCCGTATTCTCCGAAGATTGAGGAACAAGAGGAGATCCATTAAAAGAAATCTTTCTCGGAGAGAAAATCTAAACAGTAACATCAAATCACAAACTACACGAAAGTTGTCTCTTTATTATGGGGATTTACCCATAAGGGAGATGCATAGAGGAAGAGAACGAACTTCATATATCCCTTTTTTACTCAATCAAGAAACAAGATCGGACGTGATTCCGGTTCGTCTCCATTTTAGTGACACTCTTCCTCAAGCAAGGCAGCCGATAAGTCATCGAAGGGTTTGTTTGAATAATGGACTGGTGACCATTACTCATTTGAAAGTTTCCCACGGTGATCTAATATCTTTTAAAGAAAATGACGCGAGAACCCGCGGTTTTGAAATAAGGAGATCTTTCTATATCGACATATCAGTTGGAAAAATCATAGGCAAATTCCTATCGGCCATATCAGTTGGAAAAAGAAGAGGCAAATTCCTACCGGCCAGAATCTGGAGAAGAACAAAAAAAGAATGGTTCCACTTACTCACAACTCAGAGGGGATGCCGCTTACTACTCAAATCCAAGGAATTGCAAAAGTTGCGTTCTTATATGCAAGAAGAAGACTTTGAAAGAACAAAGAAGTTTGGATCTGCAAAAGTATGCTTAGGCAGTTCCTTCACTGAGCACAACAGAATGAAGAGGAATTTGCTTCATTTCAAGTACTTCTTCTTATTGAAAAGAGGGAAGGAGAAAAACCGAAATATTCCTACTCGAACAATAAGTCCTTTTGTAGAAAAGTCTTCTTTATATAGTAATTCGACCTATTGCTCCGGATCCCTGTTTACTAGGAAGATAagaatcaaaaggatcgaactacctACTCATTATTCGGAGGTGAATCATAGAACACTAAAAGCTGTGGTATCTTATGGACCTAACATAGGTCACATCCCTCACGACATAAGATTGAAAGATCCAAACCTTCCTCTTCGGAGCGGAAACGGACGTGGCCAAAACATATAAAAAAAGATCGGCCTAGTCGCTCATAGGGACATATCTATCCGGATAGTGGATAGTCTAGATCAATTTTGAGAAAAATCTCTCTATATATAGATAGGTATCTCTGTGGATAGAGATAAAGATAGGGATCCCTATAAATCGAAATATATGGAAAAAGTGCACTTTTTGACTACTACTACTATTTCTTAGACTTTTTCAAGGAAACATCGTTTTTTCGATTTTGACTGAATTGGTCGGAGCGTAGACGAGCAAGCAGAGCCCAGGAAAGAGGTCAGATCGTCATAGAGCAGTCGACTATAAGTATAAGACTGCTGGCCTGAGAGAAGGCAGTCTCTCTCGGGAAACATGGCCcaatttctcttctttcttttcacaCGGGCAACAATTGGGAATAAAACAGACCATGAACATGAGTTTAAAATGTAAAAAAAAGGGAAGAGTGCATTCTCCACTTTCTTATCTCGAAAATGCGTAATATAGTGATGTCATGTGTCTGTTTCTCTGAAAAGGTGGGTCGGCCCTTAGGGCAAACAGTAGTGCCAGGTTCCATTGTGGAACGGTCGTTTGCCGGTGACCTTTGTCCGCTGTAGTACGAGTAACTGGCGCATCGCATCCAATCTCTCATGTCAATGAGTCAGTTAGAAAACAGCTCCAAATGAATCAGTGATTTCCCCTTTATTTCCCTCGGAACCAAGGGGAACAAGACGAGATTCCGTGTTCACTTATTGATTCCAAAATGAATCGAATTCGTGAACTTTATAACGATATTACTCCTCTTCCTTACGGCTCCCCTGTGCCTAGTGATTTCTCGTGCTCGATTCATCCCATTCTAGTATATCTACTCGGCTATCCTTAGAAAAGTCAAAAGATAAGGAGCTCAACCTGTGGAAATCCTACTACCATCGCCCACGTTTATATATTTCGATGCAGATGAGAATTAGTATACGATGAGGATAAATTCATTTGTAGTTCATTCCGGGATCCACAAATTCTAGATAAAGCCATTAGGGGGATAAGCTCTTCTAAATTGCGGGATCTGACGCATAGTTGACTTGATCGCGCCTTTTCCCATATAATATAAGATCTGCTGCCCGGGAgatgtcttcatcatcatccagGCTAATTCCCCGGCTATTTAGAAGCTCCCTGGCTTTAGATTCCAATATATTGTCCCTTTCTTTCGCTGTCTCTATTCTATTGGTGGACGGTCGTAACTCTAATATAGGGCTTTTAAGCATAAAAATCAGCTGCAATCTAGTTTTTTCACAAAGGCTGGTTGAGGCTCAGACTCAACCATCTGTGCTTTGCAGATGATCTTTTTTTTTCAGCGGTGGTGATCTGAATTCTATCCAAGAGCTTACTAGTATCATGACTCATTTTAACAGAGTGTCTGGGCTTTCAGTTAATGCC
The sequence above is a segment of the Triticum dicoccoides isolate Atlit2015 ecotype Zavitan chromosome 1A, WEW_v2.0, whole genome shotgun sequence genome. Coding sequences within it:
- the LOC119274491 gene encoding ribosomal protein S4, mitochondrial-like; translated protein: MPALRFKTCHLLPGNVRNRELSLIQRRILRRLRNKRRSIKRNLSRRENLNSNIKSQTTRKLSLYYGDLPIREMHRGRERTSYIPFLLNQETRSDVIPVRLHFSDTLPQARQPISHRRVCLNNGLVTITHLKVSHGDLISFKENDARTRGFEIRRSFYIDISVGKIIGKFLSAISVGKRRGKFLPARIWRRTKKEWFHLLTTQRGCRLLLKSKELQKLRSYMQEEDFERTKKFGSAKVCLGSSFTEHNRMKRNLLHFKYFFLLKRGKEKNRNIPTRTISPFVEKSSLYSNSTYCSGSLFTRKIRIKRIELPTHYSEVNHRTLKAVVSYGPNIGHIPHDIRLKDPNLPLRSGNGRGQNI